The following nucleotide sequence is from Natronosalvus caseinilyticus.
CGGCCCGACCTGTTGCAGTTCACCCTCGTTCATCACGGCGACACGGTCACCCATCGCCATCGCCTCGGTCTGGTCGTGCGTGACGTAGACCGCCGTCACCTCGAGTTCTCGCTGGAGTCGCAGGATTTCCTTGCGCATGACGTCGCGAAGCTTCGCGTCGAGGTTCGACAGCGGTTCGTCGAGCAGGAAGACGGTCGGATCGCGGACGATCGCTCGCCCGAGGGCCACGCGCTGTTGCTGGCCGCCCGAGAGCTCGCCAGGTTGATCCTCGAGGAGCTCCTCGATGCCGAGCATCTCGGCCGTCTCCTCGACGTGCTGTTCGATCTCTCGCTCCGAGTGATCCGATGACAGCCGCAGCCCGAACCCGATGTTCTTCCGGACGGTCATGTGTGGATACAGCGCGTAGTCCTGGAACACCATCGCCACGCCCCGCTCGCGCGGCCGTACGTCGGTAACGTTCTCGTCGCCGAAGACGATCGATCCCGACGTAACCGACTCGAGGCCGGCTATCATTCGCAGCGTCGTCGTCTTGCCACAGCCACTGGGGCCGACGAAGACGAGGAATTCGCCGTCTCGGATCGAGATGTTCAGATCGTCGACCGCCTGGACGGCCTGTCCGTCGGGGTCGTAAATTTTGTCAACGCTCGCTAATTCGATCGACGTCATTCGCGTGTATGCTATCACTCCATCAGTATTAATGTGCCGGGTATGGGCAACGGGTGAACCGAGAACGGTGAGAGGCACGAACCGATTACATCGAGTTCGTGAACCCGCGGACGAAGTGATCCTGTAGCCACAGGAACAGGACGATCATCGGGATGATCGCGATCGTCGCCGCGGCCATGATCTGGTCGAAGTAGATTCGGTGGTGACCAGTCAGCCGTTCGATCGCCAGCGGGATCGTGAACAGTTCCTCGCTCTCTAAGATCACCAGCGGGTAGAGGAACATGTTCCACTGGGAGATGAAGAGTATAACCGCGAGGGCGGCTAACATCGGCTTCATCGCCGGCAGTGCGATGCGATAGAAGATCTGGAACTCCGAAGCGCCGTCGATTCGCGCGGCGTCGAGCCACGAGTCGGGGATCGAGAGCATGCTCTGGCGCATGAGGAAGATCCCGACGGGATTCGCGAGGAACGGCAGTATCAACGCGAGGTGGGTGTCGAGTAACCCGAGCTGGGCCATGAGCAGGTACATCGGAATGACCATGATCTGAACCGGCAACACGAGCGTCGCCAGGATGAAATAAAACAGCGGCTCCCGGTACGCAAACTCGTACTTCGCGAACGCGAAGCCCGCGAGCGCACACAGAAACAGCGAGATGATCGTGTAAACTGTCGCGACGAAGACGCTGTTCCAGACGCTGCGCAGGTAGGGGAACCGCGCTTCGAGAGCCTGCACGTTCTCGACGAAGTGCGTTCCCGGGAGGAGCCGCGGCGGGAGGGTGAAGAACTCCTCCTGGGGAAGCGACGCGGCGACGATCATCCAGTAGAGCGGAACGAACGTGATCGCGACGATGACGAGCAGTCCGATGTAGACGGCGAATCGGACGGGAAGCGGATCCTTCGATTGAGTTGTCGACATGATCACTCACCTCCGATCTTCAGCTGGACGTACGCCAGGATAGTGACGAATACGACGAGCGCGTAGGTAATCGCGCTCGCGTACCCCAGATTGAACCGGCTGAACGCCTCCTGGTACATGTACATCACGACCGTTATCGACTGATTGGCTGGGCCACCGTCGGTGATGACCATCGGTTCCGCGAACAACTGCAGCGAACCGATGGTCGAGAGGATAATCACGAACAACATGATCGGTCTGAGTTGGGGGAGCGTGACGTACCGAAACTTTTCCCATCGGTTCGCGCCGTCGATTTCCGCAGCCTCGTAGAGCCGCCGGTCGATTCCCTGCAGACCGGCGAAGAGGATAAGCATATTGTAGCCCATCCATCGCCAGTCCAGCGCGACCGCCAGCGAGGCTTTGGCCCAGAACCCGTCGGAGCGCCACGGAACGGTCGGCAACCCCGCAGCGCCGAGCATGTAGTTGATGAACCCGAAGTTTTCGGCGAACATCACGAGGAAGATCGCCGAGTACGCGACGTAGTTCGCGGTGACCGGCAGCGCAATCGCCGTTCGGAAGTACCCCGAGTACTGCATGAATTTCGCGTTCAGCATCAACGCGACGAGCAGCGATACCAGCACCATCAACGGCATCTGCAACAGCATGACGACGATCGTGTTCTCCACCGATTGAAGGAACAGCGCGTCGCCAAACAGCCGCTGGTAGTTGGCCAGTCCGACGAACTCGAGGTTCGACAGTCGGGGCACGCCTGCTTCGACGACGAACAGATCGATCTCAAGGATGTATCCCGATCCGCGCCCGTGATACCGGAAGAACGACAGGTAGAACGTGTACGCGACCGGAAACGCCATGAACAGCGCGAAGAGCACGTAAAACGGGAGGATGTACAGGTACGGAACGCCCGGAAAGCTCGGGAGCGAGTCGCGGACGCCGTTGCGCGTGGTACGGAGCCTCGTTTTTACCGACTGCACCCGCCGTTTGTCCCGTAGCGACATGTATCAGGCAATCTCCCGACCGAGGTCGTTGGCCAGCGTTTGTTCGGCGTCTTCGGCCATCGCTTCGGCAGAGTCGTAGTTGTCGACGACGTAATCCGCGAGGAAGTCGCCCATCCGATCGTACACCTCGCGGTGATCGGCGGTCAGCCGCATCGTCGGGATGTCGGTGGCGACGTCGACGATCGGTTCGTACGTATCCCCGCCGAAGAACTCCTGTCCCTGTTCCCACCAGTCGTCGTCGTAGGTGGACTCGAGCGGCGGGAAGATGCCCGCTTCCTTGGCGATGGTCATCACCTGCTCTTCGTTCGTCAGCGCGAAGTCGAGGAAGTCCCAGGCGCGGGCGATGGTCTCCGGTTCCTTGTGGTTGGGAATGACCATGTTCGAGCCGCCGTGATTCGTCGCCCGGCCGCCGCCCTCGGTGACGGCAGGCGGGAGGTGGATTCCCCACTGCCCCTCCATGTCGGGAACCGTACCGATGAGCGCGCCGGCCATCCACGCGCCACTGGTGACTGTCGCGATCTGGTTCCCGGAGAGGCCCGTGACCCACGGTTCGGTGAACTCCTCCTCGTCGATCGCCGTGTCCGTCTCGTACAGCTCCTTGATGAGTTCGGCTGCCCGGCGAGTCTCCTCGGTGTTGATCATGAGATTTCCCTCCTCGTTGTAGACCTCGCCGCCCTGCTGGCGTAACAGCATCTCCCAGCGCCACTCGAGGACGCCACTTCCCATCCCCATCCAGGACACGTCATCAGGCAGTTCGGCTGCGTACTCGATGACGTCGTCGTACGTCTCGATGTCCTCCGGCGAGATACCGATCTGGTCGTAGAGTTCCCGATTGTAGAAGGTAACGACGGGCGCGATGTCGATCGGAACGCCGTACCGACCGTCGCCGGTGTCGTCCGAGAGCATGTCCCACGTCCAGTCGACCATGCCGTCTACGGTCTCTTCGTCGAGTTCGTCCTCGAGATCGATCAGCCCGCCCGTGCCGATGAGCTGGTTCGTCCACCGACCCTCGTAGGCGCCGGCGTCGGGACCGCCGTCGCCGGCCGCGACCGCCGCCTGCTGAGAATCGTGGAGTTCGCCGTAGCCGAGCTCCTCGACCTGGATGTCGACGTCGTCGCCGGTCTCTTCTACGTACTGTTCGGCGACCACCTCGAGACCGTCGGGTTGCGTCCCCAGGCTCCATATCTGCAGGCTGTCGGACAGCTCCGCGTCGGTCGGAACGCCACTTGCGTCCTGTTCGCCGGGGTTGTCTCCGAGTCCAACACACCCTGCGAGCGCCGCTGCCGTCGCACTTGCTCCCATCACACCCACGAGTTCGCGTCGCGAGATGCTGGAGTCACCTCTGCGTGACATACACTACCCTGCTCATAGGCTGTCGTAATAAATGTTACTACTATGATGACGGGAAGGGTGGCAACGTTCGCTCGTCACCTCCTCCGACCGCCCTACTCACGACGGCCTCGGGCACGAAGACTGCTGCTAAACCGAGTTCGGGAACGGCTGCAGTAGTACTTCATACGCCCGCGCACGCTCGAAGCGGGGACGACCGCAGTCTTTATTTCCTCCGTGGTTCTGCATGGCGTATGGCTCAACAACGAGTCGATAGCTTAGGGACTAGAGTCCCCGATCCGGACGCAATTCTGGACGAACTCTCCCTGGAGGAGAAAGTCGGCCAGCTCGTCGGGACGTGGGTCGGATCGATGGGCGGCGAGGACGTGACGGTCGACGACGCCAAAGCGATGATCCGAGACCACCACCTCGGTACCGTCGCAGCCTTCGGTATCGGCGTCTCGTGGTTTCACGACCCCGAACGCGTCGCTGAGGTGGCAAACGAGGTGCAACGCACCGCCGTTGAGGAGACCGACCACGGGATTCCGCTCTTCATTCCCGTCGACGCGGTTCACGGTCACGCCTACGTCGATCACGCGGCGGTCTTCCCCCACGGGCTCGGCCTGGCCGCGACTCGCCGGACACCGCTCGCACGAACCGGGGGGCAGATCACCGCGAAAGAGATGCGCGCGACCGGCGCGAACGTCAACTACGCTCCGACGGGCGACGTCGCCCGGGATCCCAGGTGGGGGCGAACCTTCGAGACGTTCGGAGAGAGTCCGCTGCTCTGTGGCGCGTTCGCCGCCGCGACCGTCCGCGGCCTCGAGTCAGATGGCGACCACCGCGTGGCCGCGACGATCAAGCACTTCCCGGCGTACGGCGATCCGACCGGCGGCGAGGATACCGGCGCCGTCGAGTGCGATCCAGCGACGCTCCACCGTACGTTTCTGCCGCCGTTCGAAGCCGCGATCGACGCCGGGGCTTCGCTGGTGATGCCGTGTTACAACGCCGTCAACGGCGAGCCTGCTCACGGCTCTGCCCACATATTGACCGAACTCCTGCGAGAACGCCTCGGATTCGACGGCGCCGTCGTCTCCGACTGGGGCGGCGTCGATCACTTACACGAGGACCATCGTGTCACACGCGACCGACGCGACTCCGCGCGGCGGGCGATTACCGCCGGCCTCGACAGCATCTCGATCGGACGTGCCGAGTACGCGGCGCACGTCCGCGACCTCGTCGAGAGCGGCGAACTCCCCGAATCCCGCGTCGACAACGCCGTTCGCCGCATTCTCCAACTCAAGGTCGACCTCGGGCTGTTCGACGACCCCTACGTCGAGCCCGGGGCCGCGACGGCCACCGTCGGTGCACCCGAGCACCGCGCCGCGGCGCTCGAGGCCGCCCGTGAGTCCCAGACCCTGCTCAAAAACGACGGCGTCCTCCCGCTCGATTCCGAGCTCGACGAGGTGCTCGTTACCGGCCCGAACGCTGATTCGCTACGCAACCAGTTGGGCGGCTGGAGCGTCCAGCAGCCGGTGGCCGACGCGGGGACGACCCTGCTCGAGGGCGTCGAAGCCGCGGTCGACGAGCGGACCACCGTTCGACACGAGCGCGGCGCGGGGATCGACGAGCCAGACGATATCGACACCGCCGTCGACGCCGCTGCCGACGCGGACGTCGCCGTCGTGGCTCTCGGTGAGAACTGGTACTACCACGAGTTCGGTCCCCAGCAGGTCGCCGGCGAAACCGGCTCGTTCCCCACCCGAACGCAACTCGAACTCCCGGACGTCCAGCGCGACCTCCTCGAGCGAATCCACGGGACGGGAACGCCGACGGTGCTCGTCTTGATCACCGGCCGGCCGCTCGCGGTCGAGTGGGCAGCCGCGGAGGTTCCGTCGATCCTCATGTCCTACTACCCCGGCAGCGAAGGGGGGACGGCGATCGCGGAAACGTTGTTCGGCGAGCACAATCCGTCGGGACGACTCCCGATCTCGGTCCCGAGGTCGACGGGCCACCTCCCGTCGCATTTCGACCAGCTCGCCCATCCGACGCCGATCGGCGACGACGAACATCCCGATTCGTACGACCCGCTGTTCCCGTTCGGCCACGGACTAAGCTACACCGACTTCGAGATTCGCGACCTCGAGGCGGCTGATTCGTCGATCGGTCCGGGCGAATCGGTCTCCGTCTCGGTCACCGTCGAGAACGTCGGCGACCGCGCCGGTTCTCGAGCGCTCGACGTGTTCCTGCGCGACGAGGTCTCTTCCCGTGTTCGACCCGTCCGAGAGCACGTTGCCTTCGAGAAGGTCGACCTCGACGTCGACGAATCAACGACCGTCGACGTGACGATTCCAAACGACGCACTCGCGGTCATCGATTCCGACGGACGGAAGACGGTCGAACCCGGAACCTTCACCCTCTTCTGTGGCGACCAGTCTACGACTGTCGACGTCGACTCGGCGTACTGATCGGCAGCGCTACGCTCGCGGCGTTTTGCCGCGATACGTTTTGTGATGATGTGGTGACGCAGCGAATTCAGGCGGGCCTGCCGTTCGACCGTTTGATTCCTGTCACCCGTCTTTTTTGTAGTTCGGTTACTATTTTTTGGCGTCTGCTCGGAGAGGTCCCTTCTGCCGGTTTTCGAGAATAACAATCGTTATTGAACATGTCTCGATTATTAGTGGTACGTCACTGAGTGGTCGCTCTGCCCGAAATAGGAAGATTTTACCGAAACTGCCGTGGGAGATACCCTATGGATACCGACACGCTGCGACGGGCGCTCGAGGAAGGTGGGCTCACCGAGTACGAGGTCGACGCCTACCTGACGCTCCTCGAGGTGGGGTCGTCGTCCGTCGTCGGCATCGCGGAACGGTCGTCCGTTCCGGCACCGCAGATCTACGAGACGATCCGCAGCCTGGAGGACCACGGCTTCGTAGAGACGATCGACCGGGACAAACTCCACGCTCGAGCCCGCGAACCCGTCGAGATCATCGACCAGCTTCGCGAGAAGAGCCAGATGCTGGCCGACGCCGCAGACGAGGTCGAGGATCGGTGGGAGCGCCCCGACGCACAGGACTTTCGGGTGAACGTTCTCAAGCGTCGCGAGAGTCTCGTCAACAACGCTCGAGAAGCGATCGAGGACGCGTCCGTGTCGGTAGAAGTGGCTGCCACGCCAGCGCAACTCGAACAGCTCCAGCCAGCGTTGCGGGACGCGGACGATCGCGGCGTCAACACCTGGGTTACACTCTGCGGGGAGGAGCCGTCGATCGACCCGCGGGACGCGGGCGTGTTACAGGTTCGCTGGCGGGCCCTTCCTGGGCCGTTCATCGCCATCGTCGACCGACGGCGGGCGTTCTTCGCGCCGGCAGTCCACCACGGCGAACCCTACGGAATCGTCATCAACGACGACATCCTCACGCTGGTCCTCCACTGGTTCTACTTGACGCTCATCTGGCTGCCGAGCAACCGGCTGTACGTCGATCCGAATCGGCTCCCGACGTATGCGAGTATCGAGGGATTCATTCTCGACGTCGCGCCGTTGTGGCACGACGGTGCGACGATCGATGTGCGGGTGCTCGGCCAGCAGCCGGAATCAGGCGAGTACACCGAAGTCAGAGGTAAACTCTCCTCTATCACCGTCGATGGCGGAACCGTCCCGCGCCGCAATCCGACCGTCACCGAACTCGCCGGCTACGCGACGCTCGTCGTCGATTCCGGGAGCCGACAGTACACGATCGGTGGCTGGGGCGCCGTCTTTGAGGACGTCGAAGCCGAAATCATCACTGTCGAAGGGATCGCGTTCCCTGATCCGTGAATTACACGCATATGTCTGTAATGGAACCGCCCGATTACATCCGTAGTCCCGTAATTGTACTCGTCACCGCAACCCACCAACGCTGTCCGCCGCCGCGCTCCGTCGGCGACCGTGCGCGTAACTCGTCGCTTCGGCCGTCTCGAGACCACCGCAAGTTGGCGGTAGGTAAAGATGGGAGGAGCGAACGGTAGCGTTCGTACTTTGGGAGGCCGAACTCGGTCTGCTCGACGAACCGGACACGATAGTACGTCAGGGTTTGCTGAGCAGGAGGTGGCATCGCTCGAGGTGTTTCGCTTCAGTATCCAGCTCTACTCATGCTAGTATCTATTTCACATACTATCTCTAGATCCGATATAAATTGAGTAAGCAAGTTCAATCTACGGTCTACACCCAGGTGAAAAAGACAGCCCCTTCGACCCGAAGGCGACACGTCGATCCCGATCAAACGGTGTTCCTACTCATCGATCTGCGCTCCTGGCAGTACACAGTCGTCGATCTCGAACCCGACGAATCGTTTAGTTTTAACTGGATTAACGCAAAAACACTGCTATCTCGAGTTTTCTACTCGAACTCCTCGAGAACCACGACCACTCTGATACCGACATTCTCGTCTATCTCGGACCGTGACTCCATGTCTTCCTTCCCTCTACCACGCGCTCCGATTGGAAGACAAGTTCCACGAAATTATCGCTATCAAACATATATTCAAAAAGTTAGGACGACTAATCTCTCAGCTTGAAAATGGTTTCAGATACGCCGATCAAACGACTATCGGAGCACCACTCTCGAGTTTCGCGTACCTGGACTCAGGGCGTTTGAACGGTGTCGCACATGTTGGATGCGCTGGCGAGGGAGGTCCATCGGCCCTAGTGACACGATTAGCGAGGCAGACTGACATCTGATTCGGTATGCCGACTCGACAGCGTCTGTCGGGAACGGCTGATTCCGGGCTACGCGCTGGGACGTAGCAGTCAGTTCTCTCCGCTCGAGAGTCAGCAGCGAGGGATATGTTCTCAGCTGACGTATAAGAGCCATGAACCGTCTCCTCAAGGTCTCGGTGAGTTTGTTCGTCGGCATTCTCGGCCTTTTCGTGGTCGGGATCGGCGTAACTGAGGCTCTCGGTCCCTACGTCTGGCCGTCCATCATGCTAGGGCTTCCTGCCGGCCTCGTGGCCGGGATTGCCCTGGCCGTGCTCACGTATCAGGGCGTCACGTACCGGGAAGAAGTCGCCGACACTGGCCGAGCCACTGCACGGACGGTGGGCCGCCTCCGGGCGACGGTAGCGGGAATCGTCGGGTTCGTCGTTGGCGGTGGACTCGCGGCGGTGGTCCTCTGGACGCAGGCTGTCGGCCTCGCAACTGCGATGATACTCGAGCTTCCCGTCGGAATTTTCGTGGCGGTGCTGGCCGCAGTTTTCGTCTCCCGTCGTGACGGTACGAGTCGCACCTCATCCGGCTCGCCTCCGGCGAACTCGCCGTAAGCCCGCTCTTTCTGCGACGGTCGATACGAAAAGGGTTCGACGGATAGCCCGGCCGCCCATCATCACACGGAGTGTCTGTCTCATCGATACGGTCTCGATTCCCAGTCGGCCAGACCTCGCGAACGGCAGCGACGGTACACGAGAGATGCTCGAGGGGCTCACTGTGGGTACCGATTCGAACTGAGACGCCGAGACAAGGGTCGAGGGAACGCCGAGAAGGGGTCTCCACTCGTCACCAGGGAAGCAGCGATCGCAGCCCGCTCCCCATCATACCGCCGACGATGCCGTCGACGGCAGTCAGCAGCGAGAACGCGAGGATGATCAGTATGGTACTGGGCAGTCCATAGCCCGTGAGCATTGGGCTGATGGGACCGAGCGAACTGAGCAGCAGCAGCGGCGGTTCGTTGTACAGTCCCATCATCGCCCCCATCAGCCCCGTAATCGTTCCGGCGATGGCACCCACGATTGCGCTGGCGAGCACCGCGTGAAGGAGACCCGAGGCGATTCGATCGACGGCGTACGCTGCGACGAATCCGGCGACGGTACCGCCGCCGATCCGGCCGAGCAGCGGCACCATCAACGCGTTGAGGTTGACGAGGGCCCCGACAATGACGGCCGCGATGATGATCCACTTTTCGAGCGCCTCGCTCGAGAACCCGGTCTTGGTGAAATCGTGTGACTCGTATTCGTGCATGTCGTCTCTGGTTGGTCGAACAAAGTTCGTCTCGATCGTTCGAGGTTGTGCTACAGGCCCAAATCGACGGTGTCGTCGCTATCGTCCGTCTCGTTGTCGTCGGTATCGTTCGTCCCGTCGTCGTCAGCAGTTTCGTTCAGGGTTTCCGTAGTCTCGTCGAGCCCGTCAGTCGTATTTTCGACGGTTTCGTTGGTGGTCGTTTCAGTCTGGTTGATAGTTTCGTCAGCCGTTTTCGCGACGTGATCCTCGGTTTCCTCGACGGTTTCTTCGGTCTGGTTGCTCGTCTCTTCAACGGTTTCTTCGGTATGGGTTGCAGTTTCCTCGAGCGTCTCTTCGGTGTGGTTGATGGTGTCGTCCACCGTCTCTTCGGTGTGATTGACCGTTTCCTCGGTGGATTCGATTACCTGCTCGTCGGTGTTTTCTGGTTCCTCGGCCACCGTTTCGGTCAGATCGCTGGTGGTGTCTTCGGTGTGGTCGACAGTGTCTTTGACCGTCTCCTCAGTGTGGTTTGTCGTTTCGTCGACGGTGTCTTCCGTATGCTCTACCGTTTCCTCGGTCGTTTCCTCGAGATGGTCGACGGTGTCGTTGACCGTGTCCTCGGTGTGGTCGACAGTGTCGTTGATAGTGTCCTCGGTGTGATCGGTAGTCTCGTCGACCGTGTCTTCGGTTTGATCAGTGGTTTCGTCGACCGTGTCCTCAGTTTGATCAGTGGTTTCGTTGATAGTGTCCTCGGTGTTGTCGGTAGTCTCGTCGACCGTGTCCTCGGTTTGATCGGTGGTTTCGTCCACTGATTCGTCGTCGCCTACCTCCTCAGTGACGTTGTCCGTCACGTTACCGGCATCAGTGGAGGTCTCGTTGACCCCGTCCGTGACGTCGTCGGTCGTACTCTCGTTACTGTCCTCTTCGTCGACGTCGAAGCCGCCAGCACCGGGGACCTCGCTATTCGGGCCGACTTCCACCTGGTAGCCGCTAACCGAGAGTCCTTCCATCGTGATGCCGTCAGCGTTGACGACGACGTTCGTCTGGTTGGTGTCGAAACACTCGCCCATCTCCGCGAGGCGGTTGAGTCCCTCGTTCTGACGGTCAGTGTGCAACACCAGTGAGGCGTCTGGTTGGGTCTGCTCGAGTTCGACTCGTCTGTTGTCGTCGAGGTAGATGGTGATGTCGTCGTAGTTCGCCTTCTGGACGAGCACCTGGTTGGTATCGGACGTGAGCTGCTGGGCACAGACGGTGCCGCCCTCAATCGAACCGAACTCGACAGTGACGACGTCGCGCTCAGACTCCTGAGCGAGTGCTGGCATCGTCCCCACTCCGGCAGCGACGCTGCCGAGGACGACCAGCGCTGCGATGACGACTGTGCGCGTTCGGCTCATACGTCGGTCCGGTCCGCTCGTCGTTCGTGATCAGATCGGTTCACTCGTCGACACCTCGCTGGGAACGGAGGTCGGTGTGATTGCGCAGTCGTGCAGTCGTCGTGCCGACGACTCGACGGGTGCGCTTGCGCAATCGGCCGACCGCTCTGTCGACGGTGCTCGGCTCCGACGGCGCCTCTTCATCCCTGGGTTGCCACGCGAGACAGAGGTTTCCGCCGAGGATTCCGAGGAACATTCCGACGAGCAACCCGCCGAGCGCACCGAACAGCGAGAAGATCGACAGGACGATTCCGACGACGCCGATGACGTCGGAGCTCCCGGGTCGATACAGCGCGAACACGCCCGTCACGAAGACGAACACGCCGAACATCGCGCCGATGGAGAGAAAGCCTGCCATCTCCCCGCCGATGAAGATGATGTCGGGGAGGATCTGCATCGGAACCCAGGTGATGATGATGCCGGCCAGACACAGCAGGATCGCGCCCAGGAACGGACGCTGGACCCGCCACTCGTTGAACCGTGTCCATCGGCTCCTGGAGTCGGTTTCGGTGGTCATGGATGCTTACCCTTCGTAGTAGACGTTCACGTCGAGTCCGGGGAGCGTAATCTCATCGGAGGCCAGGTACACCATGTCGATCTCCGCGTCTTCCTGGACCATGCCGGGACCTTCACCTTCGACGTTGGTCAGCAGTCCCTCTTCGGGATCGGAGTTGTCACCAGCTGTCTGCTGGAACTGCTGGTTCGGATCGTCGCTCTGTTGGGCGTTGATGACCTGCCCGTTGAAGGTCGCCGACTCCGCGCTCTGTCCGGTCATCTTGAGATACTGTTCGTTCGCCGTGACGGTATCGTCGGTAGTGAACTCGATCATCATCGAACCGTCGACTCCGGGAAGCGCATCGAGCGGCTGTTCTCTCGTCAACACGAGCCCGTCGATCTCG
It contains:
- a CDS encoding carbohydrate ABC transporter permease, coding for MSLRDKRRVQSVKTRLRTTRNGVRDSLPSFPGVPYLYILPFYVLFALFMAFPVAYTFYLSFFRYHGRGSGYILEIDLFVVEAGVPRLSNLEFVGLANYQRLFGDALFLQSVENTIVVMLLQMPLMVLVSLLVALMLNAKFMQYSGYFRTAIALPVTANYVAYSAIFLVMFAENFGFINYMLGAAGLPTVPWRSDGFWAKASLAVALDWRWMGYNMLILFAGLQGIDRRLYEAAEIDGANRWEKFRYVTLPQLRPIMLFVIILSTIGSLQLFAEPMVITDGGPANQSITVVMYMYQEAFSRFNLGYASAITYALVVFVTILAYVQLKIGGE
- a CDS encoding ABC transporter ATP-binding protein; its protein translation is MTSIELASVDKIYDPDGQAVQAVDDLNISIRDGEFLVFVGPSGCGKTTTLRMIAGLESVTSGSIVFGDENVTDVRPRERGVAMVFQDYALYPHMTVRKNIGFGLRLSSDHSEREIEQHVEETAEMLGIEELLEDQPGELSGGQQQRVALGRAIVRDPTVFLLDEPLSNLDAKLRDVMRKEILRLQRELEVTAVYVTHDQTEAMAMGDRVAVMNEGELQQVGPPEEVYLSPANEFVAGFLGSPSMNFVTATVDAVDGRVQFDGPGTFTYTVSDDSLASSIERYDRLTVGVRPEDLSIVDDGGFSAEVTVVEAMGDENVVYLEVGDVELTARIDSHIRFSRGDQVRLDFSDDDLYLFDPDTGEALETKKARTVDYADMQQADATHLG
- a CDS encoding glycoside hydrolase family 3 N-terminal domain-containing protein; translation: MAQQRVDSLGTRVPDPDAILDELSLEEKVGQLVGTWVGSMGGEDVTVDDAKAMIRDHHLGTVAAFGIGVSWFHDPERVAEVANEVQRTAVEETDHGIPLFIPVDAVHGHAYVDHAAVFPHGLGLAATRRTPLARTGGQITAKEMRATGANVNYAPTGDVARDPRWGRTFETFGESPLLCGAFAAATVRGLESDGDHRVAATIKHFPAYGDPTGGEDTGAVECDPATLHRTFLPPFEAAIDAGASLVMPCYNAVNGEPAHGSAHILTELLRERLGFDGAVVSDWGGVDHLHEDHRVTRDRRDSARRAITAGLDSISIGRAEYAAHVRDLVESGELPESRVDNAVRRILQLKVDLGLFDDPYVEPGAATATVGAPEHRAAALEAARESQTLLKNDGVLPLDSELDEVLVTGPNADSLRNQLGGWSVQQPVADAGTTLLEGVEAAVDERTTVRHERGAGIDEPDDIDTAVDAAADADVAVVALGENWYYHEFGPQQVAGETGSFPTRTQLELPDVQRDLLERIHGTGTPTVLVLITGRPLAVEWAAAEVPSILMSYYPGSEGGTAIAETLFGEHNPSGRLPISVPRSTGHLPSHFDQLAHPTPIGDDEHPDSYDPLFPFGHGLSYTDFEIRDLEAADSSIGPGESVSVSVTVENVGDRAGSRALDVFLRDEVSSRVRPVREHVAFEKVDLDVDESTTVDVTIPNDALAVIDSDGRKTVEPGTFTLFCGDQSTTVDVDSAY
- a CDS encoding carbohydrate ABC transporter permease, which produces MSTTQSKDPLPVRFAVYIGLLVIVAITFVPLYWMIVAASLPQEEFFTLPPRLLPGTHFVENVQALEARFPYLRSVWNSVFVATVYTIISLFLCALAGFAFAKYEFAYREPLFYFILATLVLPVQIMVIPMYLLMAQLGLLDTHLALILPFLANPVGIFLMRQSMLSIPDSWLDAARIDGASEFQIFYRIALPAMKPMLAALAVILFISQWNMFLYPLVILESEELFTIPLAIERLTGHHRIYFDQIMAAATIAIIPMIVLFLWLQDHFVRGFTNSM
- a CDS encoding TrmB family transcriptional regulator translates to MDTDTLRRALEEGGLTEYEVDAYLTLLEVGSSSVVGIAERSSVPAPQIYETIRSLEDHGFVETIDRDKLHARAREPVEIIDQLREKSQMLADAADEVEDRWERPDAQDFRVNVLKRRESLVNNAREAIEDASVSVEVAATPAQLEQLQPALRDADDRGVNTWVTLCGEEPSIDPRDAGVLQVRWRALPGPFIAIVDRRRAFFAPAVHHGEPYGIVINDDILTLVLHWFYLTLIWLPSNRLYVDPNRLPTYASIEGFILDVAPLWHDGATIDVRVLGQQPESGEYTEVRGKLSSITVDGGTVPRRNPTVTELAGYATLVVDSGSRQYTIGGWGAVFEDVEAEIITVEGIAFPDP
- a CDS encoding DUF6114 domain-containing protein, translated to MTTETDSRSRWTRFNEWRVQRPFLGAILLCLAGIIITWVPMQILPDIIFIGGEMAGFLSIGAMFGVFVFVTGVFALYRPGSSDVIGVVGIVLSIFSLFGALGGLLVGMFLGILGGNLCLAWQPRDEEAPSEPSTVDRAVGRLRKRTRRVVGTTTARLRNHTDLRSQRGVDE
- a CDS encoding extracellular solute-binding protein, yielding MSRRGDSSISRRELVGVMGASATAAALAGCVGLGDNPGEQDASGVPTDAELSDSLQIWSLGTQPDGLEVVAEQYVEETGDDVDIQVEELGYGELHDSQQAAVAAGDGGPDAGAYEGRWTNQLIGTGGLIDLEDELDEETVDGMVDWTWDMLSDDTGDGRYGVPIDIAPVVTFYNRELYDQIGISPEDIETYDDVIEYAAELPDDVSWMGMGSGVLEWRWEMLLRQQGGEVYNEEGNLMINTEETRRAAELIKELYETDTAIDEEEFTEPWVTGLSGNQIATVTSGAWMAGALIGTVPDMEGQWGIHLPPAVTEGGGRATNHGGSNMVIPNHKEPETIARAWDFLDFALTNEEQVMTIAKEAGIFPPLESTYDDDWWEQGQEFFGGDTYEPIVDVATDIPTMRLTADHREVYDRMGDFLADYVVDNYDSAEAMAEDAEQTLANDLGREIA
- a CDS encoding DUF6230 family protein, whose product is MYNKKRLLTGTGASFFVVALVGLIVLSSGTAYAAPLAGAGGFTVEADEIRSEEFLLYPGVGESDEGTTPVVVVEQRGVEIDGLVLTREQPLDALPGVDGSMMIEFTTDDTVTANEQYLKMTGQSAESATFNGQVINAQQSDDPNQQFQQTAGDNSDPEEGLLTNVEGEGPGMVQEDAEIDMVYLASDEITLPGLDVNVYYEG